A section of the Oryza sativa Japonica Group chromosome 1, ASM3414082v1 genome encodes:
- the LOC107276150 gene encoding E3 ubiquitin-protein ligase SINA-like 2 yields MEISSSLNKRKLGEAQHDGDRVVIKKRQSVSMDMEVLHCPVCFQILRPPVFQCDLGHLVCSPCRDNLPAGGKCPSPSCFGTPSVRCVAMERVVNSVEVACAYAEHGCPDKIAYANITEHEKTCPHAPCFCPEPGCGFAAASAAALADHFTAPRHNWPSHKLSYSQPFELRVHPGKNVLVGEEDGALFLLNVSPAAEHAVVSLFSVQPHHGASGFGRSASHFGCSVEFSCFLGHLQCSTLVTVTSSSLSDGMPEECFFSVPELQDSVDGDAGVGVDIRITIDEAVPLFSCVDGMEDDDDEDCDDDVDANNGDDDENDGDTSDDEDEDDEDGTKLNFLVLSGTAWNPASDAQWNSFCFEGHCEASTLEAVKISSLSDGLPKDRFFSVPKQQDGDAGVVLGITIDDVEDVEDEDSDEECE; encoded by the exons ATCAAGAAGAGGCAGAGTGTCAGCATGGACATGGAGGTCTTGCACTGCCCCGTCTGCTTTCAGATCCTGAGGCCTCCAGTTTTCCAG TGTGATCTGGGGCACTTGGTGTGTTCGCCTTGCCGTGACAATCTGCCGGCCGGAGGCAAgtgcccgtcgccgtcgtgcttCGGAACTCCCTCCGTGCGCTGCGTCGCCATGGAGCGCGTCGTCAACTCCGTCGAGGTCGCCTGCGCCTACGCCGAGCACGGCTGCCCCGACAAGATCGCCTACGCCAACATCACGGAGCACGAGAAGACGTGCCCGCACGCGCCGTGCTTCTGCCCGGAGCCCGGCTGCggcttcgccgccgcgtccgcggcggcgctcgcggaCCACTTCACCGCGCCTCGTCACAACTGGCCATCGCACAAGCTCAGCTACAGCCAGCCGTTCGAACTCCGCGTCCACCCGGGAAAGAACGTCCTCGTCGGAGAAGAAGACGGCGCCCTCTTCCTGCTGAacgtgtcgccggcggcggagcacgcCGTCGTCTCTCTCTTCTCCGTGCAGCCGCACCACGGGGCGTCCGGCTTCGGACGCTCGGCGAGCCATTTCGGATGTTCGGTGGAGTTCTCATGCTTCCTGGGGCATCTACAGTGTTCGACGCTGGTTACTGTCACGAGCTCGTCGCTCTCAGATGGAATGCCGGAAGAATGTTTCTTCTCGGTGCCCGAGCTGCAGGATTCTGTTGATGGTGATGCCGGTGTCGGTGTGGATATCCGCATCACCATAGATGAAGCAGTGCCGTTGTTTAGCTGTGTCGACGGcatggaggacgacgacgacgaggattgTGACGATGATGTCGATGCTAACAACGGCGACGATGATGAGAATGACGGGGATACCTCCGATGACGAAgacgaggatgatgaggacG GAACTAAACTAAATTTTCTTGTTTTGAGCGGCACGGCATGGAATCCGGCTTCAGATGCTCAGTGGAATTCTTTTTGCTTCGAGGGGCATTGCGAGGCTTCGACGCTGGAAGCTGTCAAAATCTCGTCGCTCTCTGACGGGCTGCCGAAAGATCGTTTCTTTTCGGTGCCCAAGCAGCAGGATGGGGACGCCGGTGTCGTGCTCGGCATCACCATTGATGATGTCGAAGACGTAGAGGACGAGGACTCCGACGAGGAATGTGAATGA
- the LOC107276602 gene encoding E3 ubiquitin-protein ligase SINA-like 11, with protein MCSRDGGYRRCVAVDHILYAITVPCPNAAHGCAARTPYHDSHGHAAGCPHAPCFCPEPGCGFAAGATAALLAHFTGTHGWPATVMWRRRAAVGVPLQEGKRVLSLLDDDGRGSHLFLLNVAQAGEAGLVGTVLAVEAAAHGHGDAPRFECKVSFDRRGTGWRQSSTFGVRSTNLSGGLPADGFAFVAPNPPPAAASVTITLFDISSGEPGSALRPVLPRSRRSRTRLSATTTAAAAVILR; from the coding sequence ATGTGCAGCCGGGACGGCGGCTACCGGCGCTgcgtcgccgtcgaccacatCCTGTACGCCATCACGGTGCCCTGCCCCAACGCCGCCCACGGCTGCGCCGCCAGGACGCCCTACCACGACAGCCACGGCCACGCCGCCGGGTGCCCCCACGCGCCGTGCTTCTGCCCCGAGCCCGGCTgcggcttcgccgccggcgccaccgccgcgctgctcgcccACTTCACCGGCACGCACGGCTGGCCGGCCACCGTGATGTGGCGCCGCAGGGCGGCGGTCGGCGTCCCGCTCCAGGAAGGCAAGCGGGTCCTCAGCCTcctggacgacgacggccgcggcaGCCACCTGTTCCTGCTCAACGTCGCGCAGGCCGGCGAGGCCGGCCTCGTCGGCACCGTTCtcgccgtggaggcggcggcccaCGGGCACGGCGACGCGCCGAGGTTCGAGTGCAAAGTGTCGTTCGACCGCCGTGGCACGGGGTGGCGGCAGTCGTCGACGTTCGGCGTGAGGAGCACGAACCTCTCCGGTGGGTTGCCGGCGGACGGCTTCGCGTTCGTGGCGCCCaatccgcctcccgccgccgccagcgtcaCCATCACCCTCTTCGACATCTCCTCCGGAGAACCTGGCAGTGCTCTCCGTCCAGTCTTACCTCGCTCACGCCGCTCCCGCACTCGCTtgagcgcgacgacgacggcggcggcggcggtgattcTCCGGTGA
- the LOC4326005 gene encoding heavy metal-associated isoprenylated plant protein 37 translates to MTKDEDFKLVKIQTHVLRVNIHCDGCKHKVKKLLQKIEGVYSVALDVDNHKVTVTGNVDSDTLIRKLTRGGKHAELWSQQKGGSNQGHKGSNNQQKQQQQQGQQQHGQQHQKQGANPSKDGNKNNNILKDQGKQGGVGGLIQGLKAFKNQHSKNQLPELDSEDDDLYDDEDDEFDDDYEDDLRFLGDKMSQLGFLRQQAAAAAAANVKNKNANTATVNNHHNNVNGKKGGGGGGSAGGGNHHQNNHHQNQKNPNVINMAAANAKMANGAQKNTGAINGMMGLNHGLGTAGATPGFQGYTGFNHPSYASAGYGGLQQQHLQQQQQSNNLMASMQGYHHHPAATAAMMNNLRGLNNNMMMMHQPQQQPQMMYHRSPQISPYTAYYNPYSYYYHPGAAGYHPASNGDVETMFSDENTKGCVVM, encoded by the exons ATGACCAAAGATGAGGATTTCAAGCTGGTCAAGATCCAg ACCCATGTACTGAGGGTGAACATACACTGTGATGGCTGTAAGCACAAGGTGAAGAAGCTGCTTCAGAAGATTGAAG GCGTGTACTCGGTGGCCTTAGATGTAGACAACCATAAGGTCACAGTGACTGGCAATGTGGACTCCGATACATTGATTAGGAAGCTCACCAGAGGAGGTAAGCATGCAGAGCTGTGGTCACAGCAGAAGGGTGGCAGCAACCAGGGCCACAAGGGCAGCAACAaccagcagaagcagcagcagcagcaagggcagcagcagcatggaCAGCAGCATCAGAAGCAAGGTGCCAACCCAAGCAAGGATGGCAACAAGAACAACAACATCCTCAAGGACCAGGGCAAGCAAGGAGGTGTTGGAGGCCTCATCCAGGGCCTCAAGGCCTTCAAGAACCAGCACAGCAAGAACCAGCTCCCTGAGCTTGATTCAGAGGATGATGACTTGTATGATGACGAAGACGATGAGTTTGATGATGACTATGAGGACGATCTCCGCTTTCTTGGAGACAAGATGAGCCAGCTTGGTTTCCTCAGGCAgcaagctgcagctgcagcggcGGCCAATGTCAAGAACAAGAATGCCAACACTGCCACCGTCAACAACCACCACAACAACGTCAATGGCAAgaaaggtggtggcggcggtggcagtgcTGGAGGTGGAAATCACCATCAGAACAACCACCACCAGAACCAGAAGAATCCCAATGTGATCAACATGGCAGCAGCCAATGCCAAGATGGCCAATGGTGCCCAGAAGAACACTGGCGCCATCAATGGAATGATGGGCCTCAACCATGGCCTCGGAACAGCCGGTGCCACTCCTGGTTTTCAGGGCTACACCGGCTTCAACCACCCGTCCTATGCTTCTGCCGGCTATGGAGGGCTTCAACAACAGCACCTCCAGCAACAACAGCAGAGCAACAATCTCATGGCAAGCATGCAGGGTTACCATCATCACCCAGCAGCCACGGCGGCGATGATGAACAACCTGAGGGGTCTAAACAACAACATGATGATGATGCATCAGCCACAACAGCAGCCACAGATGATGTACCACCGGTCTCCTCAGATTAGCCCTTACACCGCCTACTACAACCCTTACAGCTACTACTACCACCCTGGCGCCGCCGGTTATCATCCCGCCAGCAATGGCGATGTGGAGACCATGTTCAGCGATGAGAATACCAAGGGTTGTGTTGTCATGTAG